The genomic window tgatcTGCTACAGGGATGGTCTATCTGACCACTGGAGAAGCTAGAATTTATCAGTTTTGCTGACAGGACCAAGGATTTATTTTACTCCACAAACAATAAAGAGTTATTACtatgaaaatattattctctATTGCAGGTAAGAATCTCTACTAGTGAATCTCTACTTTGTATTATCATTATTGACTTTTCAAAGATCACACCTATctttaattataatataatccacaaggtctctttttttcccattcattatTGCTTCAAAAATCATGACTGTCCACAATTGCCCGGGATTCTGGGGCTAGGATCTAGACTCCCCTGTTTAGAATTAAGGAGATAATTCAAGATAGATCCAGAGGATGCAGTGGCTCAGGCCCCATTAGGTAAAAGAGATTCAACCCAAGGATCCCTTGACCCAAGCTGAAGAAacacctttctttctctcttggaCTTATGAAGTCCCCCCTTGACAGGAACCATAGCTTCCCTAGCTAAGTCATTaatatttttccccctcattGTGGACTCTGAATCCCTACTTGGAGTCCactgaaagggacctttgagatcattactccaactacttcattttacaaatgagtttcaGAGAAGAGAATGACATGTCCATGTTCACACAGGTACAGTTGTAAATAGCAAAATTTGGGACTCCATCACCTtcattctccttcttcttctaggTCCCAGGCCCCCACAATCTTCTTTTCCTCAGTTACTCCAGTCCCTGCTCCCACTTCTAAGGAGAGACTCATATCAACTCAGTGTGGTACAGCCAAAAGAAGACTGAATTTGGATACTGAACAGTAGGGTTCAAATTCCAAGTGAGCCACTAACTACTTTCATGATCTTAGGCAAACCTCAagctctctgggtctcattttgctcttctgcaaaaaaaagagaattagacTGTGGTCTTTAATGCTTCTTTCTGTTCTAAATTCTATTGTTTAAAAAATGCAAGGAAGCCCCAAGACACTTCATAGTGGACTGATTCCCACTTCACTTAACCCATGCTGGACTTGGAATTGGCAAATcctctcagatacttaccagggCTGTGACTCCAaataagtcattttatctctccttgactcagttttctcataatgTAAAAGGAAAGGCCTTGGACTTGATGACATCTAAGTTCCTTTCTAGATCTAAAACACcctataatatttctttctttataattataatcCTCAAAATGCCATCCCAGAGCCAATACCACTGAGTTTTTGGTCCTTTGGTTCACTGTGAAGTTTGACATTCCTGTGAATTAGACCTGGAATGATCTTTGGCTATGCCAATCTTAGATGGTGGAATCTCATCGGCATTGAAGCTTGGACTTGATAAAGGACACTCCAACATCTTCCTTCAATGACACCTTCAGATGGCTAAGAGGTGAAGTCTACAAAGCTCTACAAAGTAGGCATGGCCTACCAAAgctattattgtttgtccttcatttttttgtttgttttttttaaggtttttgcaaggcaaatggggttaagtggcctggccaaggccacacagctaggtgtctgagaccgtatttgaacccaggtactcctgactccagggccggtgctttatccactgtgccacctagccaccccgtccttcatttttgaagggaaCCAAGAGCATCATGGGGTGATAGCATGACTCctatgtgaattagatttaagtgaggcagagttgcacaaagtcctcagcctcattttctctctttcacagttatcaaagtccagtggcaggacaaaaatcaagataattGGTGATGGCCCCAGATACCccggatgaccttggcatcttcaatgtctaaccaagctcccAGAAGTCCATAATGCCTGCTTCACTTGCCTTCATTGTCACTGGAACAAGTTGTTCACATTATATATGTTAGGTCCCCCCTTAAATCTCTGGTGGGTGTGAGGCTTGTTGGCtaccttcaacctgatttaacTTGTCTGCTGGGAAGGTTGATGTAGTCACTacacatgctacagtttcttggagtcacagatgagGTGCCAGGTGAACCACCAAAGGTGGATAAGCTTCCCTGGAAAGGGCTCAGCAAGACTTCACTGCAGAAGTATTAGTCcttcaggatttcagaaaagctggaaagacttgtataaattgatgttgagtgagatgagcagaaccagaaaaaacattgtactaACAACAACCTTGAcagacttgctcatcccatcagttaaatatttttagggaatctttgatggagaataccatctgtatccagagaagaatcTGTGGGATTACATGAAGACCAAAGcttgttatcttcaatttttaatgttgtcttttatattatgtaatttttcaatctctcatgttttctttcttccttttggagctgttttaattttgatcagttttgatctatgcatatcatggatgcaaatgtaaagactatatcagattgccttctgttgggggagggggagggaaagaagggagggagaaaaaattataaaactcaaaaccttgcaaaaaaaagatagaagctaccattgtatgtaattggaaaaataaaatatttttataatggggaaaaaagtccTAGTTCTTCCTAAACACCCCATACATCAAGATAGAAATGTTTGCATACAGGACTAGTGAAAGcttatagatatatatgaatatggataaagtCTAGAGAAGCAAGTCTTTAGATTGACCACaggaaaaaactattttttttttttctcagagattGTCAACTAAACTAAAGTAAGCTTGTGATCTGTGGAGGAAGGAGTTGTAGTAGTCAAACCAGAGATTCTTGAGGATGGTGAAGGAGATAGTGTACTCTCTTGAAGGAGATGGTAGACTCTGCTCAAGTTTCCAGGTTGGGTCCTGGGAGCCAGTAGGAGTTGGACATTTTTAGGCCAAAGAGACATAGCCATATCCAATCATCttaaatgtatatgtgtttgaAGCACCCTAGGAGGACACAGGATCCCTGAATGTTCCTAAATTAAGGTCCTTGCTGATCTAGCCAATGTTTCCACCTTAAAGAGGGGCCACTCTAAATTCATCCAcactatttttcctatttctattaagCAAGATGGACGTTAGGCTATTCACACAAACCAAAGGGTTTCTCCCTCCAGGGATTCTTCTAAAGGGCTCTGGTCTCAGTAATGGTTTCATCATTGGGTGCAAAGGAATCCTTCAGGTTTTCCTCTGGCTGAGGGCTCCCACTGAGGCTGAGGTGAGGAGGGTGGCTGACTCGGGTGAGGAGGGTGGTTCGACGGCTAGAGAGGCTGCCATTGGAGAGCTCTCTCTTCAGGTTGTTTCGGTGATTCCTGCAGCAGGAGAGGTCACGTATTGGAGCTGGCAGTAGATAGCTGCTAAAACACATATAGATCCAGGGGTTACAGCAGCTGCTGAGGTTGCCCAGGAGCATGGTAATGGTGAAAGCCACATTGGTGGAGTCTACCAAAGGAGAAACACAATAAGTCAGACAGAATCCATGAGAGATCATGATGAACAGAGTATAGGATGTGACCTCAGGAAGATCTGAAGTCAAATCCTGCCTTACATGCTTataagctgtatgaccctaggtaagtctcTTGATCTTTCTCAGTCTGTTTCCCCATGTGGaaagggggataataatatcacctacctatGGATGGATTGTAGCGATGAAAaggataacatttgtaaagcacattACAGACCTTAAAGTCAGGGACTTGAAGTAAATACTATGTTCTACTACATTCTAGGGACACAAAGAAGgacgtcatcatcatcatcatcatcatcattagagGAGACAGAACCAGTAGGGTTTGGTGCCAGTGCAAACAATAATAATGACTTCAACAAAAAACTGAACCATTCACCTTGGTACAAGGTATTTCCAAAGTCTTAGTATAGTTGTAAGCTTTAGACTTAGGGAATACCCTATGATTTTATGGCTTACAAGCACTCTCCCTATAAAATCTCtactttattcccatttttaaatatgaggaCTGAGGTTACTCTagataaaaaggacaaaaatctAAATTCACAATTTGACCTAGGGTCATAAGAGAATTAAGCTAGAGCTGAAAGAAATCTCCAAGATTCCCCAAACCAAGACCTTTGTTTTACCAGTGAGTAGATCATCTTGTCCATTTTTATATAGAAACTAAGTAGCTAGGATGAGATTTGAACCTCAATGGACTCCTggtccaatgctctttccactacagtgaagtataaagtataataatagtataatagtataataaataaaagtataataacaacaatgtaaTGAGTCACTACAATATGTAGGTGTgcttgtgtgcatgtgtgtgtatatagttaAGTGAATATATTTAGTtttcatgtatataaatatatagatttaaatataattatatagtttatatatgtttatctatttatgtatataagtatatatatggtTTTTACATAGTAGTAGTGCCAGTTTTTTTCAGGcatctctgactcttcatgacttcattttgagttttcttggcaagggtactgaagttgtttgtcatttccttctccatctcattttacagatgaagaaactgaggtaaatagggtgaaGTATCTTGTCCAGGAAGGagaagtaggaggaggaggagggagggaggaggaagagaaggggaaggaggagaaggggaggagagaaaggggaggagaagggggagaaggagaaggagaaggagggagaaagagaaggaggaagaggaagaagaggaagagaaagaagaggaggaaggagaggaagctTATTTTCCATCCTTCAACTGAAACTGTTGTGCCACCCTGAATTCTGCCATTCCCAACACATACCCTCCAAACCCAGACTTCTGAGACCAATGGACTTTTTCAATAAAGATGTCTGAACTCTCTTTTCTATATAGAACATTGAGGCTTACAAATTACTTTCCTTGAGAACTGTGAAGCAGTAATTGAaagcattattattcccatttagagatgaggaagcttAGACTTGTGTAGGCAAAGTGACTGattcatggtcacacaactagaaaagtCAGAACTGAGATTTAAATACAGATTTCACCTGACTCTTAAGTATCCTGCTCTTTCCACTTTTCCTAAGGAGATAGAGGAAGGGCATGAACTAAATCAAAAGGGACACATTCTAGGTTGGATCTGTTTATactagattaaaatgcaattaggaaatatttgataaaatatattaaaaatacagTAGAAGACAGATAATggtaatatgtagttttctaagtcaatattcaaTAGGGGGCATCCCTTCCCTCTGTTTTTGAATTTGATGCCGTTGAGCTTAATGACCCTTTTTGGGTTTTTGGAGGACAGTTTTCAACTATGGATGACAGAGGGAGTCTAAGATTTAGAACTGAGATGGACCTTACAGACTGTCTAATCCAACACTCttgctttacagatgaagaaactgagtctcagataTTACAAGACTTGttcaaattcacacagctagtaacaggTAGTCAGTCAGTTTTTCTGATCTCAATACCAATGGTTTTTGTCATTCTGGTTTATAAGGGTTCTTGAAAAGCTCTCAGGTTTCTTTCCCAGAACTTCTTCAGATCTACTGCTGAAACCTGTATGTGCAAGTATATATAAAAAGATGTATGTTGTATCATTCTGACACAGAATTGAAAAATAGTTCAAGTGTTGCAGAAAGGACACTGAACTCAGAGTCAAAAAAGCTTGGGTCTcatcagacacttgctagttctATGAGTGtattcaagtcatttaatttctctaaatctcagtttcctcatctgtaaaatgggagcaaaAATGATACCTCTCTTAAGTATCCAATGAGATTTAAATAAGGGCTTTTGTAGATTTTAACCATGATCTTAAGATGTTggatattattttcatcattcatctaaTCAATATACACACAGAGTTCACAGCCCCCTAGATTGATAGACCCCCACTTCTCTCCAGAGATTGTTCTCTGAACATTCAGCATTCTGCATGTGTAGCTGTAACTTCTCTTTCCCTATTCCTTATCCCTCTCCCAAACTATTAAGCTTAGTCTCTCTAGAACTGAGTCCCCAAGGTTCCTtggtgataaaagaaagaatgTCTTAGGGCTCAGACCACAACTGCTCCCTCCCCGAATGCCCCTTTTGGATGTCAGAAACAATGTAGGTTTTCTTATAAACCATGAAGTACAGTCTTGGTTGCTTCTTGGAGAGATCCACCATTGGTTTTGCTTTGGAAGAATGCTTTTCCTAAGACAAGGTCAAGGGAGAGGCAAGATATCCAAGTTTCAAATCCAACAACACAAATACCCACTTGCCTTCATCAGGAGCATTCTCATCCCACACTGACCACATCTGGACACTGAAGAAAGGGGCCCAACAGGCAATGTAAGCCAACACAATGACAAATGTCATCTTCACAGTTCGGATCTTTGCTCTGGAGATGGTGCTGATGCTGCTGACTCGAGATGGTAGGCCCCTGTTGGCCCCAGCTAGATCCTGGAATGAAGGACCCCTTCCCCGTGCGGCCCCTCGAACTTTTCCTCCCATTCTCCAAGCTTGAGTCTTGCCCTTCAGGTTTTTGCAGATTTCATAGCAGATGAGGCTGTAACAGGCTATGAGTACAGTCACAGGAAGGACAAAAATGGCTAGTGTGGTCCATGTGATATAGACCTGAAGCCCCCAGGAGAAATGGAAATCAGCCCAACAGTCCAGCACACCAGTACCTTGGCTCACCTCCCTTAGTGAGAAGATAAAGACCTGGGGGAGGCTGAGGCCAGCGGCAAGTAGCCAGGTAGCAATAATGAGAGGGTAGGCAGATTGGCTGGGCTGGTGGAGGGTCCGAAGTGGATGGCAAACAGCTAGATATCTGTCCAAGGTCATGACCAGCAGCATGTAGGTGGAGGCAAACATACTCAGGGCCTGTAGGTACTTGACCACCCTGCAAAGGAGGTCAGACCCCTGGAAACGGTAGGTGATGTCCCACAGCAGTTGGGGCAACACCTGGAAGAGTGCCACACCCAAATCAGTCAGGGCGAGGTGCAGTACAAACAGGTGCATCCGGGAACGCTTGCGACCTGGCCAGCCCAGGGCCATCAGCACCAGTGAGTTGCCCACTGTGGCCAGCACTAAGATGGTGGCAAGTACAGCAATCTCCACTTTGGCCAGGTCTTCATCCCGACCCAGCCAGGGTGTGGTGGCGTTTGCCGGGAAAGGGGAGCTCCATGGGGTGGTGTTGACAGTCCAAAGAGGGAAGTTATCCATGGATGGTGTATAGGAAAGTCCAAGAGGAcgaatgaaaagaaggaaaggagagagatggaggtAAGGGAGGTGAAGATACTGGGGCAATGGGGAGTGAAGAGGTGGAGggatggaaagaaaggaggatgGGAGGTAGATGAGACAAAAATGGCTTAAATAAAAGAGACTCGTAaaatagggaagagaaagaaaaatattagggagaggaaaaagagtgTGTGGATGGAGGGGAAAGGCTACTGAAGGAAATTAGAGGCGGAAATAGAAGCAGGGGTGTATATGGAGGttcaaagggggaaaagagagatgGGGATGAGCTTGGAGATTTAAGGAAAACTAACAGAGAACAATCAATAAATGAGTGAAGTGCTGTGGAAGTCACCCACCCCTAAATTACACTTTCCCCCAACTTTCTTTGGAAAGCGGTTCCACCAGTGCCCAGCCTCCCGAAGTGGGTATCCTCACACCTCTCCCGTGCCGGCAGGTGGCAGGTCTCAGACTGAGCCCACCTCCCAGATACCCGCTGCTGCAGTCCGCCTCTGCTGCTGGCTGGCAGAACCTCCGACTCGGGCAATGCGGGGTTTCTTCGGGGCGGGACGGGGCTGGCCTGAACCGGGCTGGCCGGGTTTATATAGGGTCTGGGGGCAGCCCCTGAGCAGCCCCTCCTTCCTCGGATTGGTTCCGGCGACGAGAGGCGTGGGCTAGACTAACAACACCTTTGCTGAGAGAAGGATCGGAAAGTGAAGCGTCGGGGTGTCTGTGAAGGGGGACCCAGAGTGGGAGGTAGAGAACAGAAGGTCCTGGGCAGTCAGTTCCTTAAATGCCACCCTGCAGAGCCTGCTAGATACACGAACTCGCAATCAAATGTAGCCGGCGTATTCACCTCTACCCACAGAACCCACATCTCCAGCAGCCTCCGACAGCCGGAAAATTCCCAATAAACTGGAAGCTGCTTGGAAGGGGAGGCAGCTCGGTTCATTCGATCAAGTTTCTTTTGCCCTTTAGAGAAACGGATAAAATCCCTAGCAACTTCCCCAGGTGGTGAGGGTGGGCAAGGGGGattggaagggggaaagagattCCTGTTCTGACAGAGACTGGGGGTGGGAAGAATGAGATGAAGGGGTGAGGAGCAAAGACAGAGCAAAGGCTGGTGGTGTGGGAACTAggacttgggagaaagactagaAGAACAAAGAAAGTTTAGAAGTACAAGGAGCTGGACTAGAAAGATATTGAGATACAGTGTAAGAATCGGAAAGAATGTGTGCCATTATGGGGGGTGGCACAGAGAATGTGCTGGGGAGTAAGTCTGGGAACATGGAAACTTCCATATATTTAAGTCtggttctcctcctccctctcctcctcctcctcctcctcctcctcctttcttctttcttcttctttcttggcTAAAGTACTCAtatgtaaatggagaaaataatacttACACTATCTCTCCTAGACTTATCTTGAGGAAACTGCCTTGAAAACCATGAGGAATTATAGAAGTAGGAGCTCTATGAACGCTTCAGGTATTTGGAATGCATCCTGTGAGTGCCTTTAGTTGTAAGGGTGGATGTTAGAGGATAGGTCATTGAGTCTGACCTATACCTGAAAAAGAATTCCCTCTGGAAAATTTCTAATAGGCCTTTGTCCAGACTAATGCCTCCCTAGGGAGAGAGAGCTCATTGCTTCCTGCAGCCTTCCCACTTTTGAACAGCTCTGTTAGGAAATTTTCCTTCTATATCAAGCCTAAATCTTCCCAAACTCAGAGGGatttttttatttaggattttgcaaggcaaatgggatggcttgcccaaggccacacagataattattaagtgtctgaggatgaatttgaactcaggtactcctcactccagggccagtgctctatccactgtgccacctagccgccccctcagaAGGATTTTTGATGGGACTAAGCAGAGCAATACTAATCCCTCCTCTGGCAGACTTTCACCTTTACACAGATTGCTGGTGAATAGCCCCAGTTTCTCTTTCCAAGCATGATCCCTAGGCCTTTCATCATCCTGATTCTTCTTGCTTCTAGATTAGGAGATCCTGCcttaataaagaatattatttttatatgaatcctttttttttggcaaagcaattggagttaagtgacttgtctagggtcacacggctagtaactgtcaagtgtctgattaaattcaaaatgaaggcctactgactccagagctggccctctattcacttcaccaccctGTTAGTTGTCCTTATATGAATTCTTATTGCCTACCTTTACCTGTGGAGaatggcatttttattttttctaacccCATAtctaaaatttagtattttttaattataaattaaaaaaccctcaaaatacAAACCCAATCACCTtcaaaccccccccaaaaccatATTATTCCTAGAAGGGGTCTATAGGCTTCAATAGGTACCAGAGATGGCCATGAGATCAAATTAGGGCTCTCTACTCTGTTTTATCAATGTCTGTCCTAAAATGGAGCACAGTCAAAGTTGTGTCCCTGTCATAGcagaaaaatgtttcattttactGTGAGCTGATCAGATCATATAATGGagtctttttttgtcttcattatggattattcaaacaaaaaaaaaataaacaaaactttatTCCCTACTGGCCAGTCTTCTCATGATGAGACTCTTCATACTTAGATAACCAGGTTCTTAGATAAAAGAAACAGTGACAGCCTGTCACTGACTGGTATTTAAAGCTTGGTAGAACCTCTAAGAGAATAtaagagaggggtggctaggtggcacagtagatagagcaccaaccctggagtcaggagtacctgaattcaacagacacttaataattagctagctgtatggccttgggcaagacacttaaccccattgccttgcaaaaaacccacaaaaacacaaaaaacctaaaaaaaagagtgtatAAGAGAGCAGAATAGTAGAAAAAACATTTCCTTCTATGTCTTAGGCACTATACTAGtcaccttacaaatattatctcatttgtttctcataaCTACTCTAGGAGGTTAGTGCTATCATAATCCCCAGTTTTATagttcagaaaactgaggcagagttagttgacttgctcaggtcacccaactagtaagtgtctgaggtcatattcaaactcaggtcttcctgactccaaagccagttctctatccactgcctcatcTAACTGGCCAACCTGCTCAATAGTGGAGAATATAAAGAGTGTATTTGTGAGAATTTACCACcaggaggagagacagaaagagagagagagaaacagagacagagagacagaaaataagagagagagagagagagagagagagagagagagagagagagactgagactctGCCGTTGGTCAAATCTCACCTTTTCTGATATTGACATTGGATAGGGCTATTATACTCTTTTCAACAGAGGCTCAGATGGCAAGTGAGATTATTAAGAACCTGTCCAATGCAGGATTGGAGCCAGATAGAAAGTCTTGTCAATAAGTATAGATGTGTCTGTagaaaattcataattaaaatccaaatttccaaaataatgagaaaaaatgccTGACccataattaaaatgttttacacatcatgtcaattaatatttatctttcacaagtattattatctccattttaaaaatgacaaactgAAGCTCATATAGATTAAATAAGTGGTCCAATGTCATATAGCTAGGAATTCAAGTCTTTTGGTTATATTACTCTGCCCCTCAAAAACAAACAGAATCAATAAATGGGTTGCTGATTTTTTGAGCATCTATTGTGCCCTACACTgcagggaaattaaaaaaaagtttaagacaTAAATCCAATCCTTAATTGGCTTACAGTTTATTATCTGAGACCTCTCATCTCTGCTGTGGAAGCATCTTTTAGCACATAGATCACAGAATTCTAGGGCTGAAAGAGACTATCCCTAGCTTGTTTAGGGACAAAAGATATATccattaaaacaattatgaatattataaaattaaaggtaaataagTGCTACAGACTCCAAATGTTGAGAAAAACAGAATAAGATACCTTCAAGCAGTGAAAGACTCTAGAGAGGCTTCACTGAAGAGGTAAGTAATTGTTCCCCATAGAAATGTAGCTCTTTGACAAAGAAGCTTAGGAGCTGAAGGCTGGGAAATCAAAAGTTAAATCCTTAGATGTCACttcaaatagaaaaacaattgaattgaagaaatagcaaatgaaagggaagggaagatttCATTTACACAAGTTTGATTTGCCTGTTGTTAGTTCAGAAATGGATCTATTTCATAATTCAAGGTCTACTTGTATAGAATGTATACCAGCTTGCccatctgttttttgttttttgtttttgcaaggcagtagggttaagtggcatgcccaaggccacacagctaggtaattattaagtgtctgaggccggatttgaacccaggtactcctgactccagggctggtgctctatccactgtgctacctagccgcccctgcccaTCTGCCCAGCTTATACTTGTGCTGAGTAGTAGTGAAAAGAGagctggaagacctgggttcaagtaaaGCCTCTGAAATACCCTAAGTGAGCcaaaacaagttatttaatctctcagtatCCTCTCTGTCCCCAGACAATTCTTTTGGACTATAAATTGAAAAACAGAATCTGAGCTGAATCGAGGCTATCTTTCCAAGAGTTCCTCACAAGAATTAAATTGCAAATAtagtctccttccctccctcacaATAGAAAAATTTCACGTTCATAAACACTTTGCTCCCAATAACCCAGTAAGCTAGTAGCACAGATAttactttctccattttacaaatgagaaaaaatgatactCAGTGCCTGGCCAACGGACAGATGGCTTAGTAAGTGTCAGGACTATAATACAAACTCAGGTCTCCTGCTTAAAAACCCAAGGCACTTTCCACTCTGACttgttgcttttctctttttccaatcTCTCATCATTTGGAGGGAAATGGATGACCTCAACATTCTTTCCTACAT from Macrotis lagotis isolate mMagLag1 chromosome 2, bilby.v1.9.chrom.fasta, whole genome shotgun sequence includes these protein-coding regions:
- the AVPR1B gene encoding vasopressin V1b receptor, with the translated sequence MDNFPLWTVNTTPWSSPFPANATTPWLGRDEDLAKVEIAVLATILVLATVGNSLVLMALGWPGRKRSRMHLFVLHLALTDLGVALFQVLPQLLWDITYRFQGSDLLCRVVKYLQALSMFASTYMLLVMTLDRYLAVCHPLRTLHQPSQSAYPLIIATWLLAAGLSLPQVFIFSLREVSQGTGVLDCWADFHFSWGLQVYITWTTLAIFVLPVTVLIACYSLICYEICKNLKGKTQAWRMGGKVRGAARGRGPSFQDLAGANRGLPSRVSSISTISRAKIRTVKMTFVIVLAYIACWAPFFSVQMWSVWDENAPDEDSTNVAFTITMLLGNLSSCCNPWIYMCFSSYLLPAPIRDLSCCRNHRNNLKRELSNGSLSSRRTTLLTRVSHPPHLSLSGSPQPEENLKDSFAPNDETITETRAL